From Thermincola ferriacetica:
AGCTAAAGGCCCCTGCAAATCGGCCTGCCACAGATTCTGTGGCGCAGCGGCATCAGCTCCAACCACCCAGCAGCCTTTCTCTTTTAAATATTCAATAGTCTGGGCCAGGTTCGTTACCCGGCAAACAGAGACATACTCCACGGCTCCGGCAGATGCTTTAACCACGGCAGGGGTAATCCCCACTGCTCGTCTCCTGGGGATAACCACACCGTGTATTCCGACGGCGTCCGCCGTTCTTATTATGGCGCCAAGGTTATGAGGATCTTCCAATTCATCCAGGAGCAATATAAAAGGATCTTCCCCGTTTTTTTGGGCCGTTTCCAGTATATCGTCAATATCTGCGTACGCTTTCATGGCAACCAGAGCGATAACCCCCTGGTGGTTGCCCTGCACCAGCTTATCAAGGCTGCGTTTGTCCGTTTCCTGAACAGGAATTTTTCTTTGCCGGGCAAGGTTTAAAATGTCACCGGCTCTCGTCGTTCCATGCTGCAACAGAATTTTGTTTATGGGTCGCTCAGCCTTCAATGCCTCTATAACGGGGTTTCTGCCATAGATTATATCGTCCAAAAATAAGCACCTCTAATTTCCTTTTTCAGCGGCTTTAATTTTCTCCAGCCTTCCGCAGGACATCTTGCCCTCGTGGCATATGCCTTGCGTGATACAATCGGGCCCTGCATTGGAAAACAAAATGGGCGCTACCCGACGCACTTCCGCCAGCATAAGGTTGGCCAGTTTCCGTATTTCCCACTGTGCCCGCTCACAACACCTGTGCCGGAAAAAATTATACAGGGACCGGGCATTTAATGTGGCAACCAGCTTTGTTTCACAGGCGTTTGGCAGGACATACCGCGCATCTTCATGGTGTACTAAATCGGCCAGTTCCTTATATGCCTCATTAATAATTTTCATTGTCCTGGTAAAAATGGCTTCTGCCTCGGGATTATTCTTTACACTGGGCGGGATAACATATGCAAAGTCCTCAAATTTAACGTAGCGCTGAGATTGCTGAGAATAGGACGCGATCCGGTGTCTTACCAACTGGTGAGAAAGAGCCCGACTGACCCCCTCGATGGCAAAAGTGAATGTAACATGCTCAATGGGCGACCAATGCCCCATCCGAACCAATATATTTAAAAATTTAGCCACTTCCTGGTCGGTAAAATTATCAAGTAGATCTTCGGCCCCTATCGGGGAATAACAGAGGCGCGCCGCTGCCGCCACGGTTTTGTCGGGATCAGGGGTGTAATTAATCAGCTTTACCTTCATCAAAACCCTCCCCATCGTTTAAGAATTC
This genomic window contains:
- the rlmB gene encoding 23S rRNA (guanosine(2251)-2'-O)-methyltransferase RlmB, whose product is MDDIIYGRNPVIEALKAERPINKILLQHGTTRAGDILNLARQRKIPVQETDKRSLDKLVQGNHQGVIALVAMKAYADIDDILETAQKNGEDPFILLLDELEDPHNLGAIIRTADAVGIHGVVIPRRRAVGITPAVVKASAGAVEYVSVCRVTNLAQTIEYLKEKGCWVVGADAAAPQNLWQADLQGPLALVIGSEGKGISRLVREKCDFLVRLPMQGKIGSLNASVAAAVLCYEVLRQRQMGER
- the thyX gene encoding FAD-dependent thymidylate synthase, yielding MMKVKLINYTPDPDKTVAAAARLCYSPIGAEDLLDNFTDQEVAKFLNILVRMGHWSPIEHVTFTFAIEGVSRALSHQLVRHRIASYSQQSQRYVKFEDFAYVIPPSVKNNPEAEAIFTRTMKIINEAYKELADLVHHEDARYVLPNACETKLVATLNARSLYNFFRHRCCERAQWEIRKLANLMLAEVRRVAPILFSNAGPDCITQGICHEGKMSCGRLEKIKAAEKGN